From Nocardioides faecalis:
GGTGGCCTTGACCTCGACGACGCCCTCGCCGATCTCCAGCAGGGACACGTCGAACGTGCCGCCACCGAGGTCGTAGACGAGGATGGTCTGGTCGTCGCCCTTGTCCAGGCCGTAGGCCAGCGCGGCGGCGGTCGGCTCGTTGACGATCCGGTCGACCTTCAGGCCCGCGATCTCGCCGGCCTCCTTGGTGGCCTGGCGCTGGGCGTCGGAGAAGTACGCCGGGACGGTGATCACCGCGTTGGTGACCGTCTCGCCCAGGTACGCCTCGGCGTCGCGCTTGAGCTTCTGCAGGATGAACGCCGAGATCTGCTGCGGCGTGAAGTCCTTGTTGGTGGGCTCGCCGATGTGCTGGGTCCAGTCGGTGCCCATGTGGCGCTTGACCGAGCGGATGGTGCGGTCGACGTTGGTGACCGCCTGCCGCTTGGCGACCTCGCCGACGAGCACCTCGCCGCTCTTGGCGAAGGCGACGACCGACGGCGTGGTCCGGGCGCCCTCAGCGTTGGCGATGACCGTGGGCTCGCCGCCCTCGAGGACCGCGACGACGCTGTTCGTCGTACCGAGGTCGATGCCGACAGCTCGTGCCATGTTGATTCCTCCGTTGTGTGGTGCGTGATCCGGTCCGCGCGTCCCGCGGGGCGGGACGTCGAAGCAAGATAGTTGAGCCTGTTGGACTCAAGTCTGTCACAGGTCTCAACGGCACCTGGCCGGGGGTTGTTCCCGGCCGGCGGAGAAGTTTTCGGCGGGTCGCCGCAGAGGGCGCCGGGACGGCGCGGGCGGCGAACGACGGGGCGGCGGTCAGCCGACCTGGATGCGGATCTCGTTGCTCGCGATGTTGCGGTCGCGGTCGACGACGCGGAACCGGTTCAGCCCGGACTGGCCGGTGAAGATGTAGCTGGAGAACGTGCCGTTGGTGACGTTCACGCTGGCGGGGAACTCCGACCAGCCGCCGTCCTGCCAGCGCTCGACCCACAGGATCGCGCCCTCGCCGCCGGGGTAGACGCCGCTGAACTGGATCCGCTCGTCCGCGCGGACGGCGTTGGTGGCGGCCTGGAGCGAGATCTTCTCGGCGTCCTCGGACTCGCTCTCGGACTCCGAGGGCTCGGCCTCGGCCTCGCCCTCCTCCTCGGGGACGACCTCGTCGGCGCCGTCGGTGTGCAGCGTGATCCGGGGCCCGGTCTCCGAGGTCGTCTCCACCGGGCTGGGCAGGTACATCGACCCGCCGGTGGTGCTGCCGCCGGCAGCGGAGGCGTCGTCGCCGCCGAGGCCGAGCATGCGAGTGCCGGCGAGCGCGACGAGCGCCACCACCAGCCCGACCCCGAGCGCGACCGCGACCAGCGCCACCAGCCCGTTGATGACGGCTCGGTCCGCGCCTGGTCCGGGTCGCTGCTCGCTCACTCGGCCATTGTCCGGGAGGGTGGGTGAAATCAGAAACCGCGTGTCCAGACGACCTGTTCATACAGGCGCCGCGAGCGCCAGCCCGCCGGCGTGCGCACGAAGGTGTGGCGGTAGATGCCGCCGACCTCGACGACCCGCTCCCCGCCGCGGCCGTCCGAGATCCGCATTGGGTTGTCGAAGTAGGCCAGCACGTCGGCGGAGTCGTCGCCCTCGGCGAAGTCGAAGCCGACCTGGCCGACAGTGTGCAACCGATGGCGGGAGAACGCCGGCAGCGCCTCGGCCAGCCACGCCTTGACGGCCGGGTAGGCATCCACGACGCCACCGGACTCGGAGTAGTCGATGAGCGCGTCGGGCGTGAAGACCGTGTCCAGCAGGTCGAAGTCACCGGTGTCGACCGCGACGGTGTAGCGGGTCAGCGCATCGGTGATCTGCGCCCGGTCGATCAGCTCCTGCAGGTCCATGGATGCTCCTTTGCACGGTGTTGCACTGCCGGGCGCACCGCTTCCCAAGCGAATTTGTCGAGAATCCGGCCGATCGCGACAAATCTGCTTG
This genomic window contains:
- a CDS encoding nuclear transport factor 2 family protein; protein product: MDLQELIDRAQITDALTRYTVAVDTGDFDLLDTVFTPDALIDYSESGGVVDAYPAVKAWLAEALPAFSRHRLHTVGQVGFDFAEGDDSADVLAYFDNPMRISDGRGGERVVEVGGIYRHTFVRTPAGWRSRRLYEQVVWTRGF